Sequence from the Plasmodium relictum strain SGS1 genome assembly, chromosome: 6 genome:
tttttttttttttaaatatcttaCTAGTTCTCTAGAAACtcttcttaaattttttaaggaTATTTTTCctatagagaaaaaaaaaaaaaataataaaataataaaataattgaattaaaattttgatatattttaaaattaaattagtaaaatattttttctcaaATAAGaatgtaaataattttaacttAAACTTCTATATTATactttgttattattataaattacctgtatcatcatcatcaaataatttgaaagcttttattatttcttctgTTGGGTCTCTTTCACTGATTTTTTGAGtcactataaaaaaaaaaaaaaattaataaatgaaattatatttggctattttataaatagtatttttttttttttttttactaatatCTAAAAAATCATTATAGTCAATGTGCCCAGAATTTGATTTATCATATTCTCTCATTAATTCTATAACATCAGCTTTTTTTACATCAAAACCGAGAGCTCTTATAGCAACCTTATAGAAAGAAcataaaatagtaaaaaaattaatatggTCATGTCATATTTAAGAATATCCagtgaatatataaaaagcacataattttaatgacagaaaaaattaaaatatcattataatcatttatatattttcatattttaaggattaaatttaacaaaaaaaaaaaaaaataaaacataaatttacatataatacaaaatattgctttttcttttttttttttttttttttgctttgaATAAATATCAGGAAAGAGAAAGTGCAATTCACAatattgaaataaatatataaaatttaatactTTAAGCTCATGATAATCTATTTTTCCTGTTTTTTCTGTATCAAATAGATCAAAAGCTTcctttatttcatttttttgcTCATCTGTTATTTCGTTTCTTCCTCTTCTTCTATTACTACTTATAGGTCTATTGGCTATTGCTCTTGGTGTAAAGTTTACACCTTcactttttctatttatcattagtttaataaaagtaaaaaattaaaaaaagatatatatatacattaaattatgaaatacaataccaatattttttaaaaatgtaaataaagaataaaatgtGCATTAAATAACTAAATGtaataaaaggaaaataatagTTGAATTTTTCactataattataaaaaaaatatatatattataaaaaaaaaattatttttcaaaaaataggAGAGGTTAAagattaattttatattaattatgtaaatatttatttctattcTTGAATGTgttatgtaataaaaaaaatatatatgtatatatattcactaaataaaaatataataataattatttttaagaaaatgcttacttttaaaaatattttaaattattaagaattttatttcatttatataaaataaattattataaataatgacaaaaatttatatatacaaaatttatatattttaaataaaaaaataaatgtattcaaaaagtaaattttaaaagatactttataaaaatgttcaattaaaaattgagcatttatatgaaaataaaagtcTTCTAAATTGTAACTTCATAATAAAAACGCTTTAAATGTatgaaaatatgaataaatattaaccatatgaaataaaaaaatattttatcctttataataaaaatattgaaaatacCATAAGAAAGGggatttcttttaaaaaatttgaaaatacactttttttttaaaatacgaTTAAACTACTTAaactatataaatatatatacctatgctttttttaatattatttttattttattattttttcctattaaatttattatattcaattttttataacacAAAATATTACGATAATtttatccttttttatttttgttattttaagacagtttaaaaaaaaaaaaaaaaaatagaggcATATGTAACTATCTCCAATGGTTCCTTTGTAttcttattatataaaatgatatattgatattttataatattctaatttctctttttatatattattttttataattaagattttttttttttttaataacttatttttacaatttatttttaaattttttttcatgaacatttagaaaaaaaaaaagaaaaagaaaaaaaaaatatggacAAAATTTTCTgaattattcataaaaaaatgaaaaaaatatgcattaattaaaatatataattttgctCATTTGTTTTGTttctttcctttttattatgttttattttatttatttattttataatttatctattttttaagcttttatatctttttttaaaggtCCATAATATTTAGTTTTTTCTTCACTAGTCTGAAATCTTCCATGACCAATTTTTGATGAAGTATCAATAAATTTCAATGTTACTTGTGATAAAGCTTCTCTTGAAACTTGAGGTAGTAAAGTTTTTCTTAATGTGATAggtcttttttttgttccaGCTACACAtccttttaataaaataaaatcttCATTTACAATACCATAGTGAGGAAATCCACCCATTGGTGTGATTTTCTTTTCAGTTATATCAGCATCAGTTGatgcattatttttatcttttcttAAACCTATtctgtaaatttttttgtttctttctGTTCTATGAAAATAACCTTTTTGTCCATGTCTTGGAATTTGAAACTGAACTCTTGCTGGATGCCATGCACCAATACATGCTACCTTTCTTAATCCTCTGTGTGTTTTTCTTGGTAATCTCTTAACTCCATATCTACTAACTACACCTTTTGTACCGTGTCCTTTCGTTACACTGATAACATCAatcatttcattttcattaaaaacgGTTGACACtggtaaatttttttcaagtAAATCCTTTAcaaattctattttttctttcatagTACCTCCATTTATTTGGATTTCCATAATATGTGCTTTTTTCATTCTTAATGGAGTTTTGGAAGGTTGTGTGTGACAAATTGCTCTTAAAACAGTGCAGTACTTTTCTATTCTCTTGAACAAACATTCTTTTGTTGATTCTGGAACATTTAAAGATTTTGTAAAAGCTTTTTTTTCTGATTTATAccaatttttataatatcttCTTCTAAATTCATCAGATACATGATTAGCCCATACGGTACTTAAAATTCTTAAACCTTTTGGTGTTTCTCTGTATCCAACTATTCCTACAACAACCATTGGTGCGCATTCAATAATAGTACATGCTTCAacaatttcttttttgtgTAATTTTGATCCAGGTTTATCTACTTCTCTGACTATATGAGTCATTCCTGCCTTATATCCCATAAATGCTGTAAAATGAGGTggtttttctttatcatctTTTGGAAATGATCTTATTTTTCCTCTTAATCTTTTACATCTTTTTCTAGGTAAAAAACCTAATGAACCATGGCGTGGCCTTTCAAATTTACGATGtgacattttttataataatgtataaaaatatatatatatatgtgagaataaacaaaagaaatataaaataaaatactatattaaaaaaatatatatatatattatattataatgaaattCCTATACATAATAActacataaaatataaaaaattttctatataaatattataaaaaagttatataaaaaatcaattcattataataaaatattataaaaaaaattatatttgcatataaaatttttaaattaaaaataaaaaaaaaatgttaaaaatgaaaaaatagttaaaaacactttatatatatatatatatatgtatatacataaaaatataaacatgtatttttaatttttatatttgaaaataaaaattgatataaattaatatatttgaaaaaaaaaatttgaaaataaaaatgtaaatatatatgcatacaAATTTATCTATACACAAACTGTAGTActgtaatttattttaataaattttctctgtaattaattattattttatcctttaaataattgaaaagttattttatttttttttttttattaatatcatattaacataaatatataaagtattATATTCAAATTTATTAGCTTAATGTTATAtgaaacatttttttataaatatatataaatacgtTTTATCTCTACTATTCTataatatttcttcttttttgtaTTGTAGaatgttttttaaaaattcaagcatattttatttttactgtatatattttttaaccTTTTAGAGTCTAAAGTGCATCATTTATTATTcacttcaaaaaaaaaaaaaaaaaaggaaaaagaagaaaaggaaaaaagaaaaaaagaaaaaaagaaaaaaaaaatttattttttttttcaacttttcattaaaaaataaaattatcaaaaacattaaaattaacattaaataattttatttgtaattAAATAGAGATTGTtagggaaaaaaaaaggaaatactATAAAACTTTTAGtgaagtatatatataatttgttaAAGTATTTGTTTAGTagttcatatattttttttttttatagactTTTATAgaagttttttttatattaatttattttatacatgtatatatatatatatagatatagatattttttttatttaaatatattaaaaaagtaaaggaaaaaataatagaaaatatttaattatattatatttttatatttatgttattgaaagtaataataagttagatatatattttatattcattcGTGACTTTatagaaataattatatatttagttTTAGTTAAAATTATAGGTAACTTCGTGTACAATCCCTTTATTCTTATGCTTTATCACATTATTCTActgaatttaataattagCATTAAAAAGTACTAtttagaaattaaaaaaaaaagacaaaaaaaaaaaaaatatccattatccttttttttattttagtatttattttatcactCATTTAATGCTTACTTGTACTATAAATTATATGCACCTCtactatttttaaaaaacatgTCAcctaattaattatataatacaaCTTTATTGTTTTCATTTAAGCAAACTGcttctatttctttataacttaaaaaaaaataaaactcaAATTTTCTATCTTCAAGGTATTAATAACAccttataataaaataacaaagaACC
This genomic interval carries:
- the CEN3 gene encoding centrin-3, putative — translated: MINRKSEGVNFTPRAIANRPISSNRRRGRNEITDEQKNEIKEAFDLFDTEKTGKIDYHELKVAIRALGFDVKKADVIELMREYDKSNSGHIDYNDFLDIMTQKISERDPTEEIIKAFKLFDDDDTGKISLKNLRRVSRELGENLSDDELQAMIDEFDKDMDGEISQEEFLSIMKQTSLY
- the RPL3 gene encoding 60S ribosomal protein L3, putative codes for the protein MSHRKFERPRHGSLGFLPRKRCKRLRGKIRSFPKDDKEKPPHFTAFMGYKAGMTHIVREVDKPGSKLHKKEIVEACTIIECAPMVVVGIVGYRETPKGLRILSTVWANHVSDEFRRRYYKNWYKSEKKAFTKSLNVPESTKECLFKRIEKYCTVLRAICHTQPSKTPLRMKKAHIMEIQINGGTMKEKIEFVKDLLEKNLPVSTVFNENEMIDVISVTKGHGTKGVVSRYGVKRLPRKTHRGLRKVACIGAWHPARVQFQIPRHGQKGYFHRTERNKKIYRIGLRKDKNNASTDADITEKKITPMGGFPHYGIVNEDFILLKGCVAGTKKRPITLRKTLLPQVSREALSQVTLKFIDTSSKIGHGRFQTSEEKTKYYGPLKKDIKA